CACACAACGAATCCCCGGCCCATCCACCGTACCACAGCTTTCAAAGGAGTGTATTCTTCCCTTCATGTTTAACAGCCCCTTTATTTAAAATCTTTCAAAAAAAGTCCTTTTAATAACTTCCAGCTGATGAGCTCTGCTTAACTTGGTAAAGTGAACGGCATAGCCGGAAACTCGGACTGTTAATTGTGGATAGTTTTCCGGTTCTTCCATCGCCCTTTCCAATGTGGTACGATCCAGAACATTGACATTTAAATGATGGGCTTGTTGATTAAAATAACCCCTTAAAATGTTGACTAGGTTAGCTTCCCTGTCTTCATGGGTTTTCCCCAGGGCAGCGGGAACAATGGAGAAGGTATTGCTAATACCGTCAAGAGATGAATTGTAGGGAAGTTTTGCCACAGAATTAAGGCTTGCCAAGGCGCCGTTCACATCCCTGCCGTGCATGGGAGTAGCTCCCGGTGCAAAGGGCTCACCCTTTTGCCGCCCATCCGGCGTAGTACCGGTTTTTTTACCATACATAACATTGGAGGTAATGGTTAAGATGGATAGTGTATGTTTGGCGTTGCGGTAAGTTGTGTATTTTTGCAAATTATTATTAAAACTACGTACCAGTGCCACCGCAATATCATCCACCCGATCGTCATCATTGCCGTATTTAGGAAAATCCCCCTCAATCCTAAAATCCACAGCAATTCCTTCTTCATTTCGGATAGGGTACACCTTAGCATATTTAATGGCGCTAAGGGAGTCTGCAACCACCGACAATCCTGCCATACCAAAGGCCATCAGTCTTTCTACGTCGCTATCATGCAAGGCCAGTTGGATTTTTTCGTAGGCATATTTATCATGCATAAAGTGAATAATGTTCAGGGTATTTACATACAATTTGCACAGCCAATCCTGTAACAGTAGAAAGTTTTTCATAACCTTCTCGTAATCCAGATAGTCATCATCCAAGGAAGGAATGGGCGGTGCCAGTTGTTTACCTGTCATTTCGTCTTGGCCACCGTTGATAGCTAATAACAACAGTTTTGCTAAATTAGCCCTGGCCCCAAAGAACTGCATTTGTTTGCCTATTTTCATGGCAGAAACACAGCAGGCAATGCCATAATCATCACCGTAATACTCTCTCATTAAGTCATCATTTTCATATTGAATGGAACTGGTTTTAATAGATATTTGGGCACTGAATTTTTTAAAATTCTCCGGCAAACGGTCTGACCAAAGAATTGTTAAGTTAGGTTCTGGCGCAGGTCCCAGATTGATTAAAGTTTGTAGAAAACGATAGGAATTTTTTGAAACCAAGGTTCTGCCATCTAAGCCCATGCCACCAATGGCTTCAGTAATCCACATAGGATCCCCGGCGAACAATTTATCATATTCCGGAGTTCTCAATTGTCTGGCTAAGCGAAGTTTAATAACAAACTGGTCAACCAATTCCTGGGCCTCTGTTTCTTGCAAAACTCCCGCCTCAATGTCTCTCTCAATGTAGATATCTAAAAACGTACTGACTCGGCCCAAAGACATGGCGGCACCGTTTTGTTCTTTAATGGCACCAAGATAAGCAAAGTATAGCCATTGAAAGGCTTCCTTTGCATTGGCCGCCGGAGAACCGATGTCAAAACCATATTGTCTGGCCATCTCTTTTAAATCAACTAGGGATTTAATCTGCTCCCTAATTTCTTCCCGGAGTTGAATGGCTTGGGAAGTAAGGGTGTGTGTTGGCATATTAGCCAGATCCTTTTCTTTTTCTTCAATTAAGCGATCAACTCCGTATAGAGGAACCCGCCGGTAATCCCCGATGATTCTGCCACGTCCATAGGCATCTGGCAGACCAGTAATAATGCCAAGACTTCTAGCCAGACGCATTTCTGGAGTATAGGCATCAAAAACCCCATCGTTATGCGTCTTTTTATATTTAACAAAAAAATCTTCTAACTGTTTGTCTAAGGAGTAACCATAGGCTTTACAGGATTCCTTGGCCATCCGCAAGCCGCCAAAGGGGTTCACAGAACGTTCCAGAGGCTTTTCTGTTTGCAAACCAAAAATCAATTCCAAATCACGGTCAATAAAACCTGGTCCAAAGGTATTAATTCCTGTGGCCCGACTGGTATTGATACTTAACACACCATTATTTTTTCTTTCTGCCTGGAATAGTTTTAGGCATTTTTCCCATAGTTGTTTGGTTTTTGGAGTTTGTTCACAGAGAAAATTACTTTTTCCTTCATAGGGTTTGTAATTGCATTGGATAAAATTACGTACATTGATCTCCTGTTGCCATTTAAATCCTAAAAAATCAGACCATGCTTGTTTCAATGAAACCATCTCCTTTCTAAAAACAAAGACCGCCTGGAACAATAACACAGAAACGTGTATTGCCCAGGCGGTCGGCTTAAAAAACAGTTACAATCCTTTGTGGTGCTCCACAAAAATCCGCCAGTCATGCAACTGTAGTTATTAAGTTGATGATGAGCTTATTATAGCATCCTTTACCCATTTTGCAATAGAACCATTGTTTTACATTTCATTAGAATTTTACAACTTTCCCTTTGACTAACCGTATCTTAAAATATAAATAAATAACTACCTGCTTTAGGAGTAAAAGTTCTTTTACGGCATATAAGTTGCACGGGCTAGGAAAAAATATCTAGTTGCTGGAACATTTTTGGTAACAGGTTCGTCTACCGATTTAGAAGGGGGGATAATCCGTGAATTGCCAGGTTGTCTTAGAATTACTCTCACCCTACCTGGACGGAGTCCTTGACCCTGTCGAACATGCCACCGTTCAAAAGCACTTGGCCAGTTGCCCTGCTTGTAGCAGGGAGTTGGCAGAACTGAAGGCATGTATTGACCTGTTGCAGGAACTTCCTGACATAGCTCCGCCGGCTGATTTTCGAGCTGGCTTAATGGAAAAAATTGATAGATTACCTTCAAGCACAAAATCAAATGATCAAAGAAATTGGTTTGATTGTGTGAATGGGGTTACCCGTAAGTCATGGTATAGAACGGTTGCCGTGGCAGCAGTTATGGTAATGACTTTGGGTGTAACTTCCCTGTGGCAAAATGAAGGACATCAATTAATTCCTGTTCCCAATGAAGCACAGGAAATTGCTGAACAAACTAACAACCAACAGGCCAGACAGGAACCCTTGGGTGATTTACAAACAACCAAACCTACAAGTGATACTGTTACCAAGAGTGTTAATAAAACACCTTCTAAGGGTAAGGTTGAGGCTACCAATACAAAATCCCAGGGATTCAAGGCAGTGCCCAAGCAGGCTGAAAAGGCAACCCCTGTCACCTTGGCTAGCCAAAATGACAGAAGGTTTGTGCCGGAGAATTATCAGCCGCAACCCAGTATAGGAATGACCGCAAGGTCAGTGACCTTAAAACTGGGCGTTCAGGACCAGAGTGAAGCGTTAAAATCCATCGGGTCCATCACTCAAAGTAATAACGGCTCCATTATGGTACCTTATAATGAAAGTAATGGCAAGTTGGCAATTAAAGTTCCTGTCCAAACAAGTAGATCAGTAGAAAGTCAGTTAAAGCAATTAGGCCAAGTTATAACTGACATGCCCTCTGAGAGAGATTTAAGTGGGCAGCATGAACAAGCAGTGAACGCTCTGGAGCAATTGAAGGTTCAACAGTCAGACTTACAAAAACAGTTGTCTGAACAATCCGACCCGGGCCTAGAGCAGCAGTTGGCCAATTTAACCACGGTTATTAACCAACAAATTGGGTTAATACAGCGCTTAGAACAACAAAGCAATTATTCTGTTATTACCGTTACCATTGAGTAATCCGACTCCCACCGATTTTTTCGGTGGGTTTTATTTTTAAAAATTAAATAATTGTTAGGTTATTAATAATTATGTATACTAAGTAAGTGGCAAGAGTTAATGGGCAGAAGTAAAACTTGTTTAGATTGTCTATAATTTACTCTTGACTTGTGTGATAGAAATTAATATAATCTAACATGTAGTCGCTAACTCAAACTTAATAAATTCTATGGAGAGGTGGCCGAGTCCGGTCGAAGGCGCATGACTGGAAATCATGTAATGGGGTAACTCATTCGCGGGTTCGAAT
This genomic interval from Desulforamulus reducens MI-1 contains the following:
- the pflB gene encoding formate C-acetyltransferase, translated to MKQAWSDFLGFKWQQEINVRNFIQCNYKPYEGKSNFLCEQTPKTKQLWEKCLKLFQAERKNNGVLSINTSRATGINTFGPGFIDRDLELIFGLQTEKPLERSVNPFGGLRMAKESCKAYGYSLDKQLEDFFVKYKKTHNDGVFDAYTPEMRLARSLGIITGLPDAYGRGRIIGDYRRVPLYGVDRLIEEKEKDLANMPTHTLTSQAIQLREEIREQIKSLVDLKEMARQYGFDIGSPAANAKEAFQWLYFAYLGAIKEQNGAAMSLGRVSTFLDIYIERDIEAGVLQETEAQELVDQFVIKLRLARQLRTPEYDKLFAGDPMWITEAIGGMGLDGRTLVSKNSYRFLQTLINLGPAPEPNLTILWSDRLPENFKKFSAQISIKTSSIQYENDDLMREYYGDDYGIACCVSAMKIGKQMQFFGARANLAKLLLLAINGGQDEMTGKQLAPPIPSLDDDYLDYEKVMKNFLLLQDWLCKLYVNTLNIIHFMHDKYAYEKIQLALHDSDVERLMAFGMAGLSVVADSLSAIKYAKVYPIRNEEGIAVDFRIEGDFPKYGNDDDRVDDIAVALVRSFNNNLQKYTTYRNAKHTLSILTITSNVMYGKKTGTTPDGRQKGEPFAPGATPMHGRDVNGALASLNSVAKLPYNSSLDGISNTFSIVPAALGKTHEDREANLVNILRGYFNQQAHHLNVNVLDRTTLERAMEEPENYPQLTVRVSGYAVHFTKLSRAHQLEVIKRTFFERF
- a CDS encoding zf-HC2 domain-containing protein, whose product is MNCQVVLELLSPYLDGVLDPVEHATVQKHLASCPACSRELAELKACIDLLQELPDIAPPADFRAGLMEKIDRLPSSTKSNDQRNWFDCVNGVTRKSWYRTVAVAAVMVMTLGVTSLWQNEGHQLIPVPNEAQEIAEQTNNQQARQEPLGDLQTTKPTSDTVTKSVNKTPSKGKVEATNTKSQGFKAVPKQAEKATPVTLASQNDRRFVPENYQPQPSIGMTARSVTLKLGVQDQSEALKSIGSITQSNNGSIMVPYNESNGKLAIKVPVQTSRSVESQLKQLGQVITDMPSERDLSGQHEQAVNALEQLKVQQSDLQKQLSEQSDPGLEQQLANLTTVINQQIGLIQRLEQQSNYSVITVTIE